Within Arcobacter lacus, the genomic segment TAAATAATGCAAATGAAAAAGAGTTTAATGGTAAAAATGACGTTAAAGCTAGGGAGATAAGAAAAAGGGCATAACATGTTCAATGAAATGGAAACTATTATAGAAAGTACTGGTGCTTTAATTTATGTTATTGATTTATCAAACTATAAAATAATTTACGCAAATAAAAAATCAAAAGAAGAATTTGGAGAAATTATTGGTAAAACTTGTTATGAGGTTTTGGAAAAAGATTTAAAAAGTCCTTGTCCTTTCTGTCCACTTCAACAACAAAAAATAAATTTGATTGATATTCCTATTGGAACAACTTATGAGTGGGAGAATAAAAACTCTATAAATCATAAACATTATTTGTTTACTGATAAAATAATAGAATGGTCAGATGGAAGAAAAGTCAAAGTACAAATAGGAATAGATATAACTAAACAAAAAGAGTTAGAAAAAGAGATTTCACAATTAGCTTATTATGATAGTTTAACAGGTATTCCTAATAGACTATTGTTAAGAGAATTACTTATTCAAATGATAAAAGAGATAAAAAGATTAAACTCTTATGGTGCACTTTTGTTTATTGATTTAGACTATTTCAAAATCATAAATGATACTAAAGGACATAATATTGGAGATATTGTTCTAATAGAAACAACAAAAAGAATTAAAAGTATTTTAAGAGAGAATGATATTGTAGCTAGATTAGGAGGAGATGAATTTATTGTTGCTATGAAGTTTCCTAATAATGATGAAAATTTAGTTGTAAATTATATAAATGAGATTTCTACTAAACTTCTCAAAGAGATTAGAAAACCATATCTTATTCATGATTTTGATTTTAGATTATCTGCTAGTGTTGGAATTGTTTTATTTAGAAATGACTCTTACAGTATAGATGAATTGATGAAATTTGCTGATACAGCTATGTACAATTCAAAAGAAAAAGGAAGAGATAGATTTAGTTATTTTAATCCAAAGTTACAACAAATAATAGAACAAAAAGCTGATTTAACTCAAAAATTAAGAAATGCAATAGAAAATAAAGAGATGATAATACATTATCAACCTCAAATTTCATATGAAAATAATCAAAATAAAATAGTTAGTGTTGAAGCTTTAGTTAGATGGAAAGATGCAAAAAAAGGTTTACTATTCCCTGAAAAATTTATTTCACTTGCTGATGAAACAAATTTGATTGTACCTTTAGGTGAACTAGTTTTCGAAGAAGTATTAATACAACTAAAACAATGGCAAAATGACCCTATAAAAAAAGATTGGAAAATATCTATAAATATAAGTTATAAACAATTTCAAGAAAAATCTTTTTATAATTTTTTAAAATCACAAATAGAAAAATATGAAATTGAACCAAATAAAATAAAGTTAGAATTAACAGAAAATTTATTGATAAAAAATACCCAAG encodes:
- a CDS encoding sensor domain-containing protein: MFNEMETIIESTGALIYVIDLSNYKIIYANKKSKEEFGEIIGKTCYEVLEKDLKSPCPFCPLQQQKINLIDIPIGTTYEWENKNSINHKHYLFTDKIIEWSDGRKVKVQIGIDITKQKELEKEISQLAYYDSLTGIPNRLLLRELLIQMIKEIKRLNSYGALLFIDLDYFKIINDTKGHNIGDIVLIETTKRIKSILRENDIVARLGGDEFIVAMKFPNNDENLVVNYINEISTKLLKEIRKPYLIHDFDFRLSASVGIVLFRNDSYSIDELMKFADTAMYNSKEKGRDRFSYFNPKLQQIIEQKADLTQKLRNAIENKEMIIHYQPQISYENNQNKIVSVEALVRWKDAKKGLLFPEKFISLADETNLIVPLGELVFEEVLIQLKQWQNDPIKKDWKISINISYKQFQEKSFYNFLKSQIEKYEIEPNKIKLELTENLLIKNTQEILDKIKQLNNLGINLSIDDFGTGYSSLAYLKQLSINELKIDKSFIKDLPNNLNDSIIVETILSIGNKFNLNVVAEGVETQEQYEKLLSMGCKHFQGFLFKKPVNANLL